From the Solanum stenotomum isolate F172 chromosome 4, ASM1918654v1, whole genome shotgun sequence genome, one window contains:
- the LOC125863194 gene encoding GBF-interacting protein 1-like isoform X2 translates to MVSSSKPESGTHVLSAGVREILESIKEVVGNHSDADIYVALKETNMDPNETAQKLLNQDPFHEVKRKRDRKKENHGYKSSTAPENGSHSEHGAQEMRVNTRINHNIRRGSYNRTALPDAGFTREFRVVRDNRVNQNVNRVVKAVQTSTSAEPAISNTSVQSSKGTSGNTLSTGSRSSQAPNRNSQHTHSNDANLSSTNGQGLSGEMHASVSNAASQIGGVKPNGSRPHSITSSSNSVIGVYSSFSDPVHVPSLDSRPAAKVGAIKREVGVVGARRQSAETFAKSSSSQSRSSSNSHMEQARQDVGNSKGSLRPLSSNSRSDQSGVSDSPKSNLPMSKSLSGNQHINRLHQSVGHQKAVQWKPKLTKKSSVTDPGVIGKPSEGVSLTSKSEDLEKEGSQLQDKMSRLNISENVIIAEHIRVSETDRCRLTFGSFGAEFKSAKDLEEESQTESSRLSVLVSESSTDDPVGSKQLDLADDRIQIPESTSPGSDVIIDQKLSDNRESSSPEDLGNYADVGLVQDNSASYTPPESQQQQNASNLSSFSAYDPQTGYDIPYFRPAVDEALRDQGPQEALSSHAANSMPASSIPMVQQVQQHQPIAQMYPQVHVSHYANLMPYRHVFSPVYVPPMAMPGYSSNAAYPHPPNGSNYLLMPGGGSHLSANGLKYGIQQFKPVPTGSASGFGNFTSPTGYAINTPGVIGSATGLEDSSRMKYKDGNLYVPNPQAETSEMWMNPRDVSTMQSGSYYSMSGQTPHATYLPSHSGHASFNAAAQSSHMQFPGLYHPPQPAAMANPHHMGSAMAGNVGVGMAAAAPGAQVGAYQQPQLGHLNWTGNF, encoded by the exons ATGGTATCGAGTTCTAAACCGGAAAGTGGGACTCATGTTCTATCTGCCGGCGTACGGGAAATACTAGAGTCTATCAAGGAAGTTGTTGGAAATCACTCCGATGCTGATATATATGTGGCTCTTAAAGAAACTAACATGGACCCTAATGAAACTGCTCAGAAATTGCTCAATCAAG ATCCATTTCATGAGGTGAAGCGAAAAAGAGACAGAAAGAAAGAG AACCATGGGTATAAAAGTTCTACTGCTCCAGAAAATGGAAGTCATTCAGAGCATGGTGCACAGGAAATGAGGGTCAACACACGCATCAATCATAACATCCGAAGAGGGAGCTACAATCGAACTGCTTTACCTG ATGCAGGATTTACTCGAGAATTCCGTGTTGTGCGAGATAATAGAGTTAACCAAAATGTCAATAGAGTGGTAAAGGCTGTCCAGACTTCTACATCTGCTGAACCAGCGATTTCAAATACTTCTGTACAGAG TTCAAAAGGGACCTCTGGCAATACTCTATCCACTGGGAGTCGTTCATCTCAGGCTCCAAATAGGAATTCTCAACATACACACTCTAATGATGCTAATTTAAGTAGCACTAATGGTCAAGGTTTGTCTGGAGAAATGCATGCATCTGTTTCAAATGCTGCTTCACAGATAGGAGGGGTGAAGCCAAATGGTTCTCGGCCACATTCTATTACATCATCTAGCAATTCTGTCATTGGAGTTTATTCGTCTTTCTCAGATCCCGTTCATGTACCATCTCTTGACTCCAGACCGGCTGCAAAAGTTGGTGCTATTAAGCGTGAGGTAGGGGTGGTGGGTGCTCGTCGCCAGTCCGCTGAAACTTTTGCCAAGTCCTCATCTTCACAAAGCAGGTCATCTTCAAACTCTCACATGGAGCAGGCCCGACAGGATGTTGGTAACTCTAAAGGATCACTCCGACCTTTGAGCTCAAATTCTAGAAGTGACCAGAGTGGAGTATCTGATTCCCCTAAATCCAACTTGCCAATGAGCAAGTCTCTCTCGGGAAATCAACATATTAACAGACTGCATCAATCTGTGGGTCATCAGAAAG CTGTTCAGTGGAAGCCCAAGTTAACCAAGAAGTCAAGCGTTACAGATCCCGGGGTTATTGGAAAACCTTCTGAAGGTGTCTCTTTAACTAGTAAGTCAGAAGACTTGGAAAAAGAAGGATCTCAGTTGCAAGATAAGATGTCAAGGCTAAACATCTCAGAGAATGTGATCATAGCTGAACATATTCGTGTTTCTGAGACTGACCGGTGTCGCCTGACCTTTGGCAGCTTTGGAGCTGAATTTAAATCTGCGAAAGATTTGGAAGAAGAATCACAGACCGAGTCATCAAG ACTGTCGGTTTTGGTTTCTGAATCTTCCACTGATGATCCTGTTGGGAGCAAGCAATTAGATTTGGCTGATGATCGCATTCAGATTCCAGAGTCTACTTCTCCTGGATCTGATGTAATTATAGATCAGAAGCTGTCAGACAATAGAGAGTCTTCAAGTCCCGAGGATTTGGGTAATTATGCAGATGTTGGGTTGGTTCAAGATAACAGTGCATCATATACTCCCCCAGAGTCTCAACAGCAGCAAAATGCTTCTAATTTATCAAGTTTCTCG GCCTATGATCCCCAAACTGGGTATGATATACCATATTTTAGACCTGCAGTAGATGAAGCTCTTCGCGACCAGGGTCCCCAAGAG GCCCTCAGTTCACACGCTGCAAATAGCATGCCTGCATCATCAATTCCAATGGTGCAGCAAGTACAACAGCACCAACCAATTGCACAGATGTATCCCCAAGTTCATGTTTCCCATTATGCTAATCTTATGCCATACCGCCATGTTTTCTCTCCTGTCTATGTTCCTCCAATGGCTATGCCTGGCTATTCTAGTAATGCTGCTTACCCTCATCCGCCAAACGGTAGCAACTACTTGCTGATGCCTGGTGGTGGCTCCCATCTTAGCGCAAATGGACTCAAGTATGGAATCCAGCAGTTCAAGCCTGTTCCCACAGGCAGTGCTTCAGGGTTTGGAAATTTTACTAGTCCAACTGGCTATGCTATAAACACTCCTGGTGTAATTGGCAGTGCAACAGGTCTTGAAGATTCATCTCGGATGAAGTACAAGGATGGTAATCTCTATGTTCCTAATCCACAG GCAGAGACATCTGAAATGTGGATGAATCCAAGGGATGTTTCTACTATGCAGTCGGGATCATACTACAGCATGTCTGGGCAAACTCCTCATGCCACATATCTCCCATCTCACAGTGGACATGCTTCTTTCAATGCTGCTGCACAATCATCCCATATGCAGTTTCCGGGCTTGTATCATCCACCTCAGCCCGCTGCAATGGCTAACCCTCATCATATGGGCAGTGCCATGGCTGGAAATGTCGGGGTTGGTATGGCTGCAGCTGCTCCCGGAGCTCAAGTGGGTGCGTATCAGCAACCTCAATTGGGTCATCTGAATTGGACAGGGAACTTCTGA
- the LOC125863194 gene encoding GBF-interacting protein 1-like isoform X1, with product MVSSSKPESGTHVLSAGVREILESIKEVVGNHSDADIYVALKETNMDPNETAQKLLNQDPFHEVKRKRDRKKENHGYKSSTAPENGSHSEHGAQEMRVNTRINHNIRRGSYNRTALPDAGFTREFRVVRDNRVNQNVNRVVKAVQTSTSAEPAISNTSVQSSSKGTSGNTLSTGSRSSQAPNRNSQHTHSNDANLSSTNGQGLSGEMHASVSNAASQIGGVKPNGSRPHSITSSSNSVIGVYSSFSDPVHVPSLDSRPAAKVGAIKREVGVVGARRQSAETFAKSSSSQSRSSSNSHMEQARQDVGNSKGSLRPLSSNSRSDQSGVSDSPKSNLPMSKSLSGNQHINRLHQSVGHQKAVQWKPKLTKKSSVTDPGVIGKPSEGVSLTSKSEDLEKEGSQLQDKMSRLNISENVIIAEHIRVSETDRCRLTFGSFGAEFKSAKDLEEESQTESSRLSVLVSESSTDDPVGSKQLDLADDRIQIPESTSPGSDVIIDQKLSDNRESSSPEDLGNYADVGLVQDNSASYTPPESQQQQNASNLSSFSAYDPQTGYDIPYFRPAVDEALRDQGPQEALSSHAANSMPASSIPMVQQVQQHQPIAQMYPQVHVSHYANLMPYRHVFSPVYVPPMAMPGYSSNAAYPHPPNGSNYLLMPGGGSHLSANGLKYGIQQFKPVPTGSASGFGNFTSPTGYAINTPGVIGSATGLEDSSRMKYKDGNLYVPNPQAETSEMWMNPRDVSTMQSGSYYSMSGQTPHATYLPSHSGHASFNAAAQSSHMQFPGLYHPPQPAAMANPHHMGSAMAGNVGVGMAAAAPGAQVGAYQQPQLGHLNWTGNF from the exons ATGGTATCGAGTTCTAAACCGGAAAGTGGGACTCATGTTCTATCTGCCGGCGTACGGGAAATACTAGAGTCTATCAAGGAAGTTGTTGGAAATCACTCCGATGCTGATATATATGTGGCTCTTAAAGAAACTAACATGGACCCTAATGAAACTGCTCAGAAATTGCTCAATCAAG ATCCATTTCATGAGGTGAAGCGAAAAAGAGACAGAAAGAAAGAG AACCATGGGTATAAAAGTTCTACTGCTCCAGAAAATGGAAGTCATTCAGAGCATGGTGCACAGGAAATGAGGGTCAACACACGCATCAATCATAACATCCGAAGAGGGAGCTACAATCGAACTGCTTTACCTG ATGCAGGATTTACTCGAGAATTCCGTGTTGTGCGAGATAATAGAGTTAACCAAAATGTCAATAGAGTGGTAAAGGCTGTCCAGACTTCTACATCTGCTGAACCAGCGATTTCAAATACTTCTGTACAGAG CAGTTCAAAAGGGACCTCTGGCAATACTCTATCCACTGGGAGTCGTTCATCTCAGGCTCCAAATAGGAATTCTCAACATACACACTCTAATGATGCTAATTTAAGTAGCACTAATGGTCAAGGTTTGTCTGGAGAAATGCATGCATCTGTTTCAAATGCTGCTTCACAGATAGGAGGGGTGAAGCCAAATGGTTCTCGGCCACATTCTATTACATCATCTAGCAATTCTGTCATTGGAGTTTATTCGTCTTTCTCAGATCCCGTTCATGTACCATCTCTTGACTCCAGACCGGCTGCAAAAGTTGGTGCTATTAAGCGTGAGGTAGGGGTGGTGGGTGCTCGTCGCCAGTCCGCTGAAACTTTTGCCAAGTCCTCATCTTCACAAAGCAGGTCATCTTCAAACTCTCACATGGAGCAGGCCCGACAGGATGTTGGTAACTCTAAAGGATCACTCCGACCTTTGAGCTCAAATTCTAGAAGTGACCAGAGTGGAGTATCTGATTCCCCTAAATCCAACTTGCCAATGAGCAAGTCTCTCTCGGGAAATCAACATATTAACAGACTGCATCAATCTGTGGGTCATCAGAAAG CTGTTCAGTGGAAGCCCAAGTTAACCAAGAAGTCAAGCGTTACAGATCCCGGGGTTATTGGAAAACCTTCTGAAGGTGTCTCTTTAACTAGTAAGTCAGAAGACTTGGAAAAAGAAGGATCTCAGTTGCAAGATAAGATGTCAAGGCTAAACATCTCAGAGAATGTGATCATAGCTGAACATATTCGTGTTTCTGAGACTGACCGGTGTCGCCTGACCTTTGGCAGCTTTGGAGCTGAATTTAAATCTGCGAAAGATTTGGAAGAAGAATCACAGACCGAGTCATCAAG ACTGTCGGTTTTGGTTTCTGAATCTTCCACTGATGATCCTGTTGGGAGCAAGCAATTAGATTTGGCTGATGATCGCATTCAGATTCCAGAGTCTACTTCTCCTGGATCTGATGTAATTATAGATCAGAAGCTGTCAGACAATAGAGAGTCTTCAAGTCCCGAGGATTTGGGTAATTATGCAGATGTTGGGTTGGTTCAAGATAACAGTGCATCATATACTCCCCCAGAGTCTCAACAGCAGCAAAATGCTTCTAATTTATCAAGTTTCTCG GCCTATGATCCCCAAACTGGGTATGATATACCATATTTTAGACCTGCAGTAGATGAAGCTCTTCGCGACCAGGGTCCCCAAGAG GCCCTCAGTTCACACGCTGCAAATAGCATGCCTGCATCATCAATTCCAATGGTGCAGCAAGTACAACAGCACCAACCAATTGCACAGATGTATCCCCAAGTTCATGTTTCCCATTATGCTAATCTTATGCCATACCGCCATGTTTTCTCTCCTGTCTATGTTCCTCCAATGGCTATGCCTGGCTATTCTAGTAATGCTGCTTACCCTCATCCGCCAAACGGTAGCAACTACTTGCTGATGCCTGGTGGTGGCTCCCATCTTAGCGCAAATGGACTCAAGTATGGAATCCAGCAGTTCAAGCCTGTTCCCACAGGCAGTGCTTCAGGGTTTGGAAATTTTACTAGTCCAACTGGCTATGCTATAAACACTCCTGGTGTAATTGGCAGTGCAACAGGTCTTGAAGATTCATCTCGGATGAAGTACAAGGATGGTAATCTCTATGTTCCTAATCCACAG GCAGAGACATCTGAAATGTGGATGAATCCAAGGGATGTTTCTACTATGCAGTCGGGATCATACTACAGCATGTCTGGGCAAACTCCTCATGCCACATATCTCCCATCTCACAGTGGACATGCTTCTTTCAATGCTGCTGCACAATCATCCCATATGCAGTTTCCGGGCTTGTATCATCCACCTCAGCCCGCTGCAATGGCTAACCCTCATCATATGGGCAGTGCCATGGCTGGAAATGTCGGGGTTGGTATGGCTGCAGCTGCTCCCGGAGCTCAAGTGGGTGCGTATCAGCAACCTCAATTGGGTCATCTGAATTGGACAGGGAACTTCTGA
- the LOC125863194 gene encoding GBF-interacting protein 1-like isoform X4, producing the protein MVSSSKPESGTHVLSAGVREILESIKEVVGNHSDADIYVALKETNMDPNETAQKLLNQDPFHEVKRKRDRKKENHGYKSSTAPENGSHSEHGAQEMRVNTRINHNIRRGSYNRTALPGFTREFRVVRDNRVNQNVNRVVKAVQTSTSAEPAISNTSVQSSKGTSGNTLSTGSRSSQAPNRNSQHTHSNDANLSSTNGQGLSGEMHASVSNAASQIGGVKPNGSRPHSITSSSNSVIGVYSSFSDPVHVPSLDSRPAAKVGAIKREVGVVGARRQSAETFAKSSSSQSRSSSNSHMEQARQDVGNSKGSLRPLSSNSRSDQSGVSDSPKSNLPMSKSLSGNQHINRLHQSVGHQKAVQWKPKLTKKSSVTDPGVIGKPSEGVSLTSKSEDLEKEGSQLQDKMSRLNISENVIIAEHIRVSETDRCRLTFGSFGAEFKSAKDLEEESQTESSRLSVLVSESSTDDPVGSKQLDLADDRIQIPESTSPGSDVIIDQKLSDNRESSSPEDLGNYADVGLVQDNSASYTPPESQQQQNASNLSSFSAYDPQTGYDIPYFRPAVDEALRDQGPQEALSSHAANSMPASSIPMVQQVQQHQPIAQMYPQVHVSHYANLMPYRHVFSPVYVPPMAMPGYSSNAAYPHPPNGSNYLLMPGGGSHLSANGLKYGIQQFKPVPTGSASGFGNFTSPTGYAINTPGVIGSATGLEDSSRMKYKDGNLYVPNPQAETSEMWMNPRDVSTMQSGSYYSMSGQTPHATYLPSHSGHASFNAAAQSSHMQFPGLYHPPQPAAMANPHHMGSAMAGNVGVGMAAAAPGAQVGAYQQPQLGHLNWTGNF; encoded by the exons ATGGTATCGAGTTCTAAACCGGAAAGTGGGACTCATGTTCTATCTGCCGGCGTACGGGAAATACTAGAGTCTATCAAGGAAGTTGTTGGAAATCACTCCGATGCTGATATATATGTGGCTCTTAAAGAAACTAACATGGACCCTAATGAAACTGCTCAGAAATTGCTCAATCAAG ATCCATTTCATGAGGTGAAGCGAAAAAGAGACAGAAAGAAAGAG AACCATGGGTATAAAAGTTCTACTGCTCCAGAAAATGGAAGTCATTCAGAGCATGGTGCACAGGAAATGAGGGTCAACACACGCATCAATCATAACATCCGAAGAGGGAGCTACAATCGAACTGCTTTACCTG GATTTACTCGAGAATTCCGTGTTGTGCGAGATAATAGAGTTAACCAAAATGTCAATAGAGTGGTAAAGGCTGTCCAGACTTCTACATCTGCTGAACCAGCGATTTCAAATACTTCTGTACAGAG TTCAAAAGGGACCTCTGGCAATACTCTATCCACTGGGAGTCGTTCATCTCAGGCTCCAAATAGGAATTCTCAACATACACACTCTAATGATGCTAATTTAAGTAGCACTAATGGTCAAGGTTTGTCTGGAGAAATGCATGCATCTGTTTCAAATGCTGCTTCACAGATAGGAGGGGTGAAGCCAAATGGTTCTCGGCCACATTCTATTACATCATCTAGCAATTCTGTCATTGGAGTTTATTCGTCTTTCTCAGATCCCGTTCATGTACCATCTCTTGACTCCAGACCGGCTGCAAAAGTTGGTGCTATTAAGCGTGAGGTAGGGGTGGTGGGTGCTCGTCGCCAGTCCGCTGAAACTTTTGCCAAGTCCTCATCTTCACAAAGCAGGTCATCTTCAAACTCTCACATGGAGCAGGCCCGACAGGATGTTGGTAACTCTAAAGGATCACTCCGACCTTTGAGCTCAAATTCTAGAAGTGACCAGAGTGGAGTATCTGATTCCCCTAAATCCAACTTGCCAATGAGCAAGTCTCTCTCGGGAAATCAACATATTAACAGACTGCATCAATCTGTGGGTCATCAGAAAG CTGTTCAGTGGAAGCCCAAGTTAACCAAGAAGTCAAGCGTTACAGATCCCGGGGTTATTGGAAAACCTTCTGAAGGTGTCTCTTTAACTAGTAAGTCAGAAGACTTGGAAAAAGAAGGATCTCAGTTGCAAGATAAGATGTCAAGGCTAAACATCTCAGAGAATGTGATCATAGCTGAACATATTCGTGTTTCTGAGACTGACCGGTGTCGCCTGACCTTTGGCAGCTTTGGAGCTGAATTTAAATCTGCGAAAGATTTGGAAGAAGAATCACAGACCGAGTCATCAAG ACTGTCGGTTTTGGTTTCTGAATCTTCCACTGATGATCCTGTTGGGAGCAAGCAATTAGATTTGGCTGATGATCGCATTCAGATTCCAGAGTCTACTTCTCCTGGATCTGATGTAATTATAGATCAGAAGCTGTCAGACAATAGAGAGTCTTCAAGTCCCGAGGATTTGGGTAATTATGCAGATGTTGGGTTGGTTCAAGATAACAGTGCATCATATACTCCCCCAGAGTCTCAACAGCAGCAAAATGCTTCTAATTTATCAAGTTTCTCG GCCTATGATCCCCAAACTGGGTATGATATACCATATTTTAGACCTGCAGTAGATGAAGCTCTTCGCGACCAGGGTCCCCAAGAG GCCCTCAGTTCACACGCTGCAAATAGCATGCCTGCATCATCAATTCCAATGGTGCAGCAAGTACAACAGCACCAACCAATTGCACAGATGTATCCCCAAGTTCATGTTTCCCATTATGCTAATCTTATGCCATACCGCCATGTTTTCTCTCCTGTCTATGTTCCTCCAATGGCTATGCCTGGCTATTCTAGTAATGCTGCTTACCCTCATCCGCCAAACGGTAGCAACTACTTGCTGATGCCTGGTGGTGGCTCCCATCTTAGCGCAAATGGACTCAAGTATGGAATCCAGCAGTTCAAGCCTGTTCCCACAGGCAGTGCTTCAGGGTTTGGAAATTTTACTAGTCCAACTGGCTATGCTATAAACACTCCTGGTGTAATTGGCAGTGCAACAGGTCTTGAAGATTCATCTCGGATGAAGTACAAGGATGGTAATCTCTATGTTCCTAATCCACAG GCAGAGACATCTGAAATGTGGATGAATCCAAGGGATGTTTCTACTATGCAGTCGGGATCATACTACAGCATGTCTGGGCAAACTCCTCATGCCACATATCTCCCATCTCACAGTGGACATGCTTCTTTCAATGCTGCTGCACAATCATCCCATATGCAGTTTCCGGGCTTGTATCATCCACCTCAGCCCGCTGCAATGGCTAACCCTCATCATATGGGCAGTGCCATGGCTGGAAATGTCGGGGTTGGTATGGCTGCAGCTGCTCCCGGAGCTCAAGTGGGTGCGTATCAGCAACCTCAATTGGGTCATCTGAATTGGACAGGGAACTTCTGA
- the LOC125863194 gene encoding GBF-interacting protein 1-like isoform X3: MVSSSKPESGTHVLSAGVREILESIKEVVGNHSDADIYVALKETNMDPNETAQKLLNQDPFHEVKRKRDRKKENHGYKSSTAPENGSHSEHGAQEMRVNTRINHNIRRGSYNRTALPGFTREFRVVRDNRVNQNVNRVVKAVQTSTSAEPAISNTSVQSSSKGTSGNTLSTGSRSSQAPNRNSQHTHSNDANLSSTNGQGLSGEMHASVSNAASQIGGVKPNGSRPHSITSSSNSVIGVYSSFSDPVHVPSLDSRPAAKVGAIKREVGVVGARRQSAETFAKSSSSQSRSSSNSHMEQARQDVGNSKGSLRPLSSNSRSDQSGVSDSPKSNLPMSKSLSGNQHINRLHQSVGHQKAVQWKPKLTKKSSVTDPGVIGKPSEGVSLTSKSEDLEKEGSQLQDKMSRLNISENVIIAEHIRVSETDRCRLTFGSFGAEFKSAKDLEEESQTESSRLSVLVSESSTDDPVGSKQLDLADDRIQIPESTSPGSDVIIDQKLSDNRESSSPEDLGNYADVGLVQDNSASYTPPESQQQQNASNLSSFSAYDPQTGYDIPYFRPAVDEALRDQGPQEALSSHAANSMPASSIPMVQQVQQHQPIAQMYPQVHVSHYANLMPYRHVFSPVYVPPMAMPGYSSNAAYPHPPNGSNYLLMPGGGSHLSANGLKYGIQQFKPVPTGSASGFGNFTSPTGYAINTPGVIGSATGLEDSSRMKYKDGNLYVPNPQAETSEMWMNPRDVSTMQSGSYYSMSGQTPHATYLPSHSGHASFNAAAQSSHMQFPGLYHPPQPAAMANPHHMGSAMAGNVGVGMAAAAPGAQVGAYQQPQLGHLNWTGNF; this comes from the exons ATGGTATCGAGTTCTAAACCGGAAAGTGGGACTCATGTTCTATCTGCCGGCGTACGGGAAATACTAGAGTCTATCAAGGAAGTTGTTGGAAATCACTCCGATGCTGATATATATGTGGCTCTTAAAGAAACTAACATGGACCCTAATGAAACTGCTCAGAAATTGCTCAATCAAG ATCCATTTCATGAGGTGAAGCGAAAAAGAGACAGAAAGAAAGAG AACCATGGGTATAAAAGTTCTACTGCTCCAGAAAATGGAAGTCATTCAGAGCATGGTGCACAGGAAATGAGGGTCAACACACGCATCAATCATAACATCCGAAGAGGGAGCTACAATCGAACTGCTTTACCTG GATTTACTCGAGAATTCCGTGTTGTGCGAGATAATAGAGTTAACCAAAATGTCAATAGAGTGGTAAAGGCTGTCCAGACTTCTACATCTGCTGAACCAGCGATTTCAAATACTTCTGTACAGAG CAGTTCAAAAGGGACCTCTGGCAATACTCTATCCACTGGGAGTCGTTCATCTCAGGCTCCAAATAGGAATTCTCAACATACACACTCTAATGATGCTAATTTAAGTAGCACTAATGGTCAAGGTTTGTCTGGAGAAATGCATGCATCTGTTTCAAATGCTGCTTCACAGATAGGAGGGGTGAAGCCAAATGGTTCTCGGCCACATTCTATTACATCATCTAGCAATTCTGTCATTGGAGTTTATTCGTCTTTCTCAGATCCCGTTCATGTACCATCTCTTGACTCCAGACCGGCTGCAAAAGTTGGTGCTATTAAGCGTGAGGTAGGGGTGGTGGGTGCTCGTCGCCAGTCCGCTGAAACTTTTGCCAAGTCCTCATCTTCACAAAGCAGGTCATCTTCAAACTCTCACATGGAGCAGGCCCGACAGGATGTTGGTAACTCTAAAGGATCACTCCGACCTTTGAGCTCAAATTCTAGAAGTGACCAGAGTGGAGTATCTGATTCCCCTAAATCCAACTTGCCAATGAGCAAGTCTCTCTCGGGAAATCAACATATTAACAGACTGCATCAATCTGTGGGTCATCAGAAAG CTGTTCAGTGGAAGCCCAAGTTAACCAAGAAGTCAAGCGTTACAGATCCCGGGGTTATTGGAAAACCTTCTGAAGGTGTCTCTTTAACTAGTAAGTCAGAAGACTTGGAAAAAGAAGGATCTCAGTTGCAAGATAAGATGTCAAGGCTAAACATCTCAGAGAATGTGATCATAGCTGAACATATTCGTGTTTCTGAGACTGACCGGTGTCGCCTGACCTTTGGCAGCTTTGGAGCTGAATTTAAATCTGCGAAAGATTTGGAAGAAGAATCACAGACCGAGTCATCAAG ACTGTCGGTTTTGGTTTCTGAATCTTCCACTGATGATCCTGTTGGGAGCAAGCAATTAGATTTGGCTGATGATCGCATTCAGATTCCAGAGTCTACTTCTCCTGGATCTGATGTAATTATAGATCAGAAGCTGTCAGACAATAGAGAGTCTTCAAGTCCCGAGGATTTGGGTAATTATGCAGATGTTGGGTTGGTTCAAGATAACAGTGCATCATATACTCCCCCAGAGTCTCAACAGCAGCAAAATGCTTCTAATTTATCAAGTTTCTCG GCCTATGATCCCCAAACTGGGTATGATATACCATATTTTAGACCTGCAGTAGATGAAGCTCTTCGCGACCAGGGTCCCCAAGAG GCCCTCAGTTCACACGCTGCAAATAGCATGCCTGCATCATCAATTCCAATGGTGCAGCAAGTACAACAGCACCAACCAATTGCACAGATGTATCCCCAAGTTCATGTTTCCCATTATGCTAATCTTATGCCATACCGCCATGTTTTCTCTCCTGTCTATGTTCCTCCAATGGCTATGCCTGGCTATTCTAGTAATGCTGCTTACCCTCATCCGCCAAACGGTAGCAACTACTTGCTGATGCCTGGTGGTGGCTCCCATCTTAGCGCAAATGGACTCAAGTATGGAATCCAGCAGTTCAAGCCTGTTCCCACAGGCAGTGCTTCAGGGTTTGGAAATTTTACTAGTCCAACTGGCTATGCTATAAACACTCCTGGTGTAATTGGCAGTGCAACAGGTCTTGAAGATTCATCTCGGATGAAGTACAAGGATGGTAATCTCTATGTTCCTAATCCACAG GCAGAGACATCTGAAATGTGGATGAATCCAAGGGATGTTTCTACTATGCAGTCGGGATCATACTACAGCATGTCTGGGCAAACTCCTCATGCCACATATCTCCCATCTCACAGTGGACATGCTTCTTTCAATGCTGCTGCACAATCATCCCATATGCAGTTTCCGGGCTTGTATCATCCACCTCAGCCCGCTGCAATGGCTAACCCTCATCATATGGGCAGTGCCATGGCTGGAAATGTCGGGGTTGGTATGGCTGCAGCTGCTCCCGGAGCTCAAGTGGGTGCGTATCAGCAACCTCAATTGGGTCATCTGAATTGGACAGGGAACTTCTGA